The following proteins are encoded in a genomic region of Primulina huaijiensis isolate GDHJ02 chromosome 3, ASM1229523v2, whole genome shotgun sequence:
- the LOC140974467 gene encoding ADP-ribosylation factor 1-like, translating to MGLTFTKLFTRLFAKKEMRILMVGLDAAGKTTILYKLKLGEIVTTIPTIGFNVETVEYKNISFTVWDVGGQDKIRPLWRHYFQNTQGLIFVVDSNDRDRVVEARDELHRMLNEDELRDAVLLVFANKQDLPNAMNAAEITDKLGLHSLRQRHWYIQSTCATSGEGLYEGLDWLSSNIASKA from the exons ATGGGACTTACATTCACCAAGCTGTTCACCAGGCTCTTTGCTAAGAAAGAGATGCGAATTCTGATGGTCGGTCTTGATGCTGCTGGTAAGACCACCATATTGTACAAGCTCAAGCTCGGGGAAATAGTTACTACAATCCCAACCATTG GATTTAATGTTGAGACAGTGGAATACAAAAACATTAGCTTCACTGTCTGGGATGTTGGTGGTCAGGACAAG ATTCGTCCTTTGTGGAGGCACTACTTCCAAAATACTCAGGGTCTTATCTTTGTGGTTGATAGCAATGATAGGGATCGAGTTGTCGAAGCAAGGGATGAACTGCATAGGATGTTGAATGAG GATGAGTTGAGAGATGCTGTCTTGCTGGTATTTGCAAATAAGCAAGATCTTCCCAATGCAATGAATGCCGCAGAGATCACTGATAAGCTGGGTCTGCATTCTCTCCGTCAACGCCATTG GTATATTCAGAGCACATGTGCAACCTCTGGGGAGGGTCTCTATGAAGGACTTGATTGGCTTTCTAGCAACATTGCTAGCAAG GCATAA
- the LOC140974468 gene encoding peptide deformylase 1B, chloroplastic isoform X2, with translation MWLMARATYLHSSVVNSRTCFPSHRSSAALSYSNNLTQILPFSSRRHFLLSFNQYENPLKLLITAQARRSFSSSREEAFASAADLLYGGPLKIVKYPEPFLRVKNKRVKTFDENLKKIVDEMFDIMYRTDGIGLSAPQVGINIQLMVFNTFGERGEGEEIVLVNPRITRYSKKIVPYNEGCLSFPGIYADVERPDSLKVEAQDITGAEFELNLTGLPARVFQHEYDHLLGILFFDRMSDEVLDSIRVDLQAMEKSYEERTGSPSPEKIDKRRRKMKAVGFGKS, from the exons ATGTGGTTGATGGCTCGTGCAACTTATCTCCATTCCTCCGTAGTTAACTCTCGGACATGCTTCCCCTCCCACCGCAGCTCAGCGGCTCTATCGTATTCAAATAACCTCACCCAAATACTACCCTTTTCCTCCAGAAGACATTTCCTTTTATCGTTTAACCAGTATGAGAACCCCCTCAAACTGCTAATCACTGCGCAGGCTCGGCGAAGCTTTTCATCCTCGCGTGAAGAAGCATTTGCTTCTG CGGCTGATTTATTGTATGGGGGGCCTCTTAAAATTGTGAAGTATCCAGAGCCATTTTTGAGAGTCAAGAACAAGAGAGTCAAGACCTTCGACGAGAATTTGAAAAAGATCGTCGATGAGATGTTTGATATAATGTACag AACTGATGGAATTGGACTCTCTGCACCACAAGTGGGGATAAATATTCAACTTATGGTGTTTAATACATTTGGTGAACGTGGTGAAGGAGAGGAGATTGTTCTTGTTAATCCACGCATCACTAGATATTCCAAAAAGATTGTTCCCTATAACGAGGGTTGTTTGTCATTCCCAGGGATTTACGCTGATGTGGAG AGACCAGATTCTTTGAAAGTCGAGGCGCAAGATATTACAGGTGCAGAATTTGAACTTAATTTGACAGGACTTCCTGCGCGGGTTTTCCAGCACGAATATGATCATCTACTG GGCATCCTATTTTTTGATAGGATGAGCGATGAAGTTCTTGATAGCATTCGCGTGGATTTACAG GCCATGGAAAAGAGTTATGAGGAGAGGACTGGATCACCAAGTCCTGAAAAGATTGATAAACGCAGAAGAAAGATGAAAGCTGTTGGATTTGGAAAATCTTGA
- the LOC140974468 gene encoding peptide deformylase 1B, chloroplastic isoform X1, translating to MWLMARATYLHSSVVNSRTCFPSHRSSAALSYSNNLTQILPFSSRRHFLLSFNQYENPLKLLITAQARRSFSSSREEAFASAADLLYGGPLKIVKYPEPFLRVKNKRVKTFDENLKKIVDEMFDIMYRTDGIGLSAPQVGINIQLMVFNTFGERGEGEEIVLVNPRITRYSKKIVPYNEGCLSFPGIYADVEVSDTEVYMRTTIPRFIYLYYLTPQRPDSLKVEAQDITGAEFELNLTGLPARVFQHEYDHLLGILFFDRMSDEVLDSIRVDLQAMEKSYEERTGSPSPEKIDKRRRKMKAVGFGKS from the exons ATGTGGTTGATGGCTCGTGCAACTTATCTCCATTCCTCCGTAGTTAACTCTCGGACATGCTTCCCCTCCCACCGCAGCTCAGCGGCTCTATCGTATTCAAATAACCTCACCCAAATACTACCCTTTTCCTCCAGAAGACATTTCCTTTTATCGTTTAACCAGTATGAGAACCCCCTCAAACTGCTAATCACTGCGCAGGCTCGGCGAAGCTTTTCATCCTCGCGTGAAGAAGCATTTGCTTCTG CGGCTGATTTATTGTATGGGGGGCCTCTTAAAATTGTGAAGTATCCAGAGCCATTTTTGAGAGTCAAGAACAAGAGAGTCAAGACCTTCGACGAGAATTTGAAAAAGATCGTCGATGAGATGTTTGATATAATGTACag AACTGATGGAATTGGACTCTCTGCACCACAAGTGGGGATAAATATTCAACTTATGGTGTTTAATACATTTGGTGAACGTGGTGAAGGAGAGGAGATTGTTCTTGTTAATCCACGCATCACTAGATATTCCAAAAAGATTGTTCCCTATAACGAGGGTTGTTTGTCATTCCCAGGGATTTACGCTGATGTGGAGGTATCTGATACTGAAGTATATATGCGAACCACAATTCCTCGATTTATTTACTTGTATTATCTTACTCCTCAGAGACCAGATTCTTTGAAAGTCGAGGCGCAAGATATTACAGGTGCAGAATTTGAACTTAATTTGACAGGACTTCCTGCGCGGGTTTTCCAGCACGAATATGATCATCTACTG GGCATCCTATTTTTTGATAGGATGAGCGATGAAGTTCTTGATAGCATTCGCGTGGATTTACAG GCCATGGAAAAGAGTTATGAGGAGAGGACTGGATCACCAAGTCCTGAAAAGATTGATAAACGCAGAAGAAAGATGAAAGCTGTTGGATTTGGAAAATCTTGA
- the LOC140974469 gene encoding shaggy-related protein kinase epsilon-like isoform X2 yields the protein MEAGGVVCEKPKCGAMLVDKLPEEINEMKIKDEKEMEATVVDGNGTETGRIIVTTIGGKNGQPKQTVSYMAERVVGQGSFGIVFQAKHLETGEMVAIKKVLQDKRYKNRELQTMRLLDHPNVISLKHCFFSTTDKDDLYLNLVLEYVPETLYRVARHYHKANQRMPMIYVKLYTYQIFRALSYIHGIGVCHRDIKPQNLLVNPHTHQLKLCDFGSAKVLVKGEPNISYICSRYYRAPELIFGATEYSSAIDIWSVGCVLAELLLGQPIFPGESGVDQLVEIIKVLGTPTREEIKCMNPNYTEFKFPQIKAHPWHKIFHKRMPPEAVDLVSRLLQYSPNLRCTALEACIHPFFNELRESNTRLPNGRSLPPLFNFKPQELKGASPEQLSKLIPEHARKQYPFFLGA from the exons ATGGAAGCAGGTGGTGTTGTTTGTGAAAAGCCAAAGTGTGGTGCGATGCTTGTGGACAAACTTCCGGAGGAAATCAATGAAATGAAGATCAAGGATGAGAAG GAAATGGAAGCAACCGTGGTGGATGGAAATGGGACCGAAACAGGACGCATAATTGTGACGACTATCGGTGGTAAAAATGGCCAGCCCAAGCAG ACTGTAAGTTATATGGCGGAGCGAGTTGTGGGACAAGGATCATTTGGGATTGTATTTCAG GCAAAGCATCTAGAAACTGGTGAAATGGTCGCAATCAAAAAAGTTTTGCAGGATAAAAGATACAAAAATCGTGAATTGCAAACGATGCGCCTTCTGGATCACCCCAATGTTATTTCACTTAAACACTGCTTCTTTTCAACCACCGACAAGGATGATCTTTACCTCAATTTAGTTCTTGAATATGTTCCTGAGACACTCTACCGAGTTGCTAGACATTACCACAAGGCGAACCAACGAATGCCAATGATCTATGTCAAGCTCTATACGTATCAG ATTTTTAGAGCTTTGTCATACATCCATGGAATAGGAGTCTGCCACAGggacatcaaacctcaaaacCTTTTG GTCAATCCCCATACCCATCAGCTGAAACTTTGTGATTTTGGAAGTGCAAAAGTTTTG GTGAAAGGCGAGCCAAATATTTCTTATATATGTTCTCGGTACTATCGTGCTCCAGAACTGATATTTGGTGCCACTGAGTACTCTAGTGCTATTGATATCTGGTCTGTGGGTTGCGTTCTTGCTGAACTTCTTCTTGGACAG CCCATCTTTCCCGGGGAGAGTGGAGTTGATCAGCTTGTGGAAATTATCAAG GTACTTGGAACACCGACGCGTGAggaaataaaatgcatgaatccAAACTACACCGAGTTCAAATTTCCCCAAATCAAGGCTCATCCATGGCACAAG ATTTTCCACAAACGGATGCCTCCTGAAGCTGTAGATCTCGTGTCGAGACTTCTTCAATACTCTCCAAACTTAAGGTGCACTGCC TTGGAAGCTTGTATCCACCCGTTTTTCAACGAACTCCGTGAATCCAATACGCGTCTTCCCAATGGTCGTTCATTACCTCCTCTCTTCAACTTCAAACCCCAAG AGTTGAAAGGAGCATCTCCAGAACAACTTTCCAAACTGATACCTGAGCATGCTCGGAAGCAGTATCCGTTCTTCCTCGGTGCCTGA
- the LOC140974469 gene encoding shaggy-related protein kinase epsilon-like isoform X1, producing MEAGGVVCEKPKCGAMLVDKLPEEINEMKIKDEKVEKEMEATVVDGNGTETGRIIVTTIGGKNGQPKQTVSYMAERVVGQGSFGIVFQAKHLETGEMVAIKKVLQDKRYKNRELQTMRLLDHPNVISLKHCFFSTTDKDDLYLNLVLEYVPETLYRVARHYHKANQRMPMIYVKLYTYQIFRALSYIHGIGVCHRDIKPQNLLVNPHTHQLKLCDFGSAKVLVKGEPNISYICSRYYRAPELIFGATEYSSAIDIWSVGCVLAELLLGQPIFPGESGVDQLVEIIKVLGTPTREEIKCMNPNYTEFKFPQIKAHPWHKIFHKRMPPEAVDLVSRLLQYSPNLRCTALEACIHPFFNELRESNTRLPNGRSLPPLFNFKPQELKGASPEQLSKLIPEHARKQYPFFLGA from the exons ATGGAAGCAGGTGGTGTTGTTTGTGAAAAGCCAAAGTGTGGTGCGATGCTTGTGGACAAACTTCCGGAGGAAATCAATGAAATGAAGATCAAGGATGAGAAGGTGGAGAAG GAAATGGAAGCAACCGTGGTGGATGGAAATGGGACCGAAACAGGACGCATAATTGTGACGACTATCGGTGGTAAAAATGGCCAGCCCAAGCAG ACTGTAAGTTATATGGCGGAGCGAGTTGTGGGACAAGGATCATTTGGGATTGTATTTCAG GCAAAGCATCTAGAAACTGGTGAAATGGTCGCAATCAAAAAAGTTTTGCAGGATAAAAGATACAAAAATCGTGAATTGCAAACGATGCGCCTTCTGGATCACCCCAATGTTATTTCACTTAAACACTGCTTCTTTTCAACCACCGACAAGGATGATCTTTACCTCAATTTAGTTCTTGAATATGTTCCTGAGACACTCTACCGAGTTGCTAGACATTACCACAAGGCGAACCAACGAATGCCAATGATCTATGTCAAGCTCTATACGTATCAG ATTTTTAGAGCTTTGTCATACATCCATGGAATAGGAGTCTGCCACAGggacatcaaacctcaaaacCTTTTG GTCAATCCCCATACCCATCAGCTGAAACTTTGTGATTTTGGAAGTGCAAAAGTTTTG GTGAAAGGCGAGCCAAATATTTCTTATATATGTTCTCGGTACTATCGTGCTCCAGAACTGATATTTGGTGCCACTGAGTACTCTAGTGCTATTGATATCTGGTCTGTGGGTTGCGTTCTTGCTGAACTTCTTCTTGGACAG CCCATCTTTCCCGGGGAGAGTGGAGTTGATCAGCTTGTGGAAATTATCAAG GTACTTGGAACACCGACGCGTGAggaaataaaatgcatgaatccAAACTACACCGAGTTCAAATTTCCCCAAATCAAGGCTCATCCATGGCACAAG ATTTTCCACAAACGGATGCCTCCTGAAGCTGTAGATCTCGTGTCGAGACTTCTTCAATACTCTCCAAACTTAAGGTGCACTGCC TTGGAAGCTTGTATCCACCCGTTTTTCAACGAACTCCGTGAATCCAATACGCGTCTTCCCAATGGTCGTTCATTACCTCCTCTCTTCAACTTCAAACCCCAAG AGTTGAAAGGAGCATCTCCAGAACAACTTTCCAAACTGATACCTGAGCATGCTCGGAAGCAGTATCCGTTCTTCCTCGGTGCCTGA
- the LOC140974471 gene encoding phosphoenolpyruvate/phosphate translocator 2, chloroplastic-like isoform X3: MWALKLHPTPKLSRSQLGPIFLLALGHTAGNLLTNISIGTVTVSFTHTIKAMEPFFTVVLAALFLGESPSIWVIASLVPVVGGVALASFTEASFNWIGFNSAMASNLTNQTRNVFSKKLMVKMEGTLDNINLFSIITIISFLLLAPAAILQDGFKFSPSYLQYAASQGLNVRELYIRSFLSGFCFHAYQQVSYMILQMVSPVTHAVGNCVKRVVVIVSSIIFFRTLVSPINALGTGLALAGVCLYSRAKRIKPKDE; the protein is encoded by the exons ATGTGGGCACTAAAACTCCATCCAACACCAAAACTAAGCCGGTCTCAG CTTGGACCAATATTTCTACTGGCTCTTGGACACACAGCAGGAAATCTTTTAACAAATATAAGTATCGGAACTGTCACTGTTTCGTTCACACACACGATCAAAGCAATGGAACCTTTCTTCACAGTGGTGCTTGCTGCCCTGTTTCTTGGAGAG AGTCCCTCTATATGGGTTATTGCTTCTCTTGTTCCAGTTGTTGGTGGCGTGGCTTTAGCATCGTTCACTGAGGCCTCTTTCAACTG GATAGGTTTTAACAGCGCAATGGCTTCAAACCTTACAAATCAAACACGAAATGTCTTCAGTAAAAAACTAATGGTTAAAATGGAG GGAACCCTGGATAACATTAATCTGTTCTCTATCATAACAATCATCTCATTTTTACTTCTGGCACCTGCTGCAATACTCCAGGATGGTTTCAAGTTTAGTCCTTCATACTTGCAATATGCT GCAAGTCAAGGTTTGAACGTTAGAGAGTTGTATATAAGGTCTTTTTTATCTGGTTTCTGCTTCCACGCGTATCAACAG GTTTCTTACATGATATTACAAATGGTATCACCGGTAACTCATGCAGTAGGAAACTGTGTAAAGAGGGTAGTGGTGATTGTGTCTTCAATAATCTTTTTCCGAACGCTTGTCTCGCCTATAAATGCATTGGGGACTGGTTTAGCTCTGGCTGGAGTTTGCTTGTATTCAAGAGCAAAGAGAATCAAACCAAAAGATGAATGA
- the LOC140974471 gene encoding phosphoenolpyruvate/phosphate translocator 2, chloroplastic-like isoform X2: MHVRNLVLKVYPFPATVTAFQFGCGTVLIFLMWALKLHPTPKLSRSQLGPIFLLALGHTAGNLLTNISIGTVTVSFTHTIKAMEPFFTVVLAALFLGESPSIWVIASLVPVVGGVALASFTEASFNWIGFNSAMASNLTNQTRNVFSKKLMVKMEGTLDNINLFSIITIISFLLLAPAAILQDGFKFSPSYLQYAASQGLNVRELYIRSFLSGFCFHAYQQVSYMILQMVSPVTHAVGNCVKRVVVIVSSIIFFRTLVSPINALGTGLALAGVCLYSRAKRIKPKDE, translated from the exons ATGCATGTTCGCAATCTG GTTTTGAAGGTTTATCCATTCCCTGCGACGGTAACAGCATTTCAGTTTGGTTGTGGAACAGTGCTCATATTTCTGATGTGGGCACTAAAACTCCATCCAACACCAAAACTAAGCCGGTCTCAG CTTGGACCAATATTTCTACTGGCTCTTGGACACACAGCAGGAAATCTTTTAACAAATATAAGTATCGGAACTGTCACTGTTTCGTTCACACACACGATCAAAGCAATGGAACCTTTCTTCACAGTGGTGCTTGCTGCCCTGTTTCTTGGAGAG AGTCCCTCTATATGGGTTATTGCTTCTCTTGTTCCAGTTGTTGGTGGCGTGGCTTTAGCATCGTTCACTGAGGCCTCTTTCAACTG GATAGGTTTTAACAGCGCAATGGCTTCAAACCTTACAAATCAAACACGAAATGTCTTCAGTAAAAAACTAATGGTTAAAATGGAG GGAACCCTGGATAACATTAATCTGTTCTCTATCATAACAATCATCTCATTTTTACTTCTGGCACCTGCTGCAATACTCCAGGATGGTTTCAAGTTTAGTCCTTCATACTTGCAATATGCT GCAAGTCAAGGTTTGAACGTTAGAGAGTTGTATATAAGGTCTTTTTTATCTGGTTTCTGCTTCCACGCGTATCAACAG GTTTCTTACATGATATTACAAATGGTATCACCGGTAACTCATGCAGTAGGAAACTGTGTAAAGAGGGTAGTGGTGATTGTGTCTTCAATAATCTTTTTCCGAACGCTTGTCTCGCCTATAAATGCATTGGGGACTGGTTTAGCTCTGGCTGGAGTTTGCTTGTATTCAAGAGCAAAGAGAATCAAACCAAAAGATGAATGA
- the LOC140974471 gene encoding phosphoenolpyruvate/phosphate translocator 2, chloroplastic-like isoform X1, with the protein MGSYALALSPSKPFIKSLSQLPFKKFNCRFGTIFHASFLKSTPHLSNANNLSFPSSSLPNDCSNAYKLASQRLYEFKVRSAAEGMNEGMSTDEKLQTLQLGCMFAIWYLLNIYFNIYNKQVLKVYPFPATVTAFQFGCGTVLIFLMWALKLHPTPKLSRSQLGPIFLLALGHTAGNLLTNISIGTVTVSFTHTIKAMEPFFTVVLAALFLGESPSIWVIASLVPVVGGVALASFTEASFNWIGFNSAMASNLTNQTRNVFSKKLMVKMEGTLDNINLFSIITIISFLLLAPAAILQDGFKFSPSYLQYAASQGLNVRELYIRSFLSGFCFHAYQQVSYMILQMVSPVTHAVGNCVKRVVVIVSSIIFFRTLVSPINALGTGLALAGVCLYSRAKRIKPKDE; encoded by the exons atgggGAGCTATGCATTGGCCCTCTCCCCTTCTAAGCCATTCATCAAATCTTTAAGCCAATTaccatttaaaaaattcaactgCAGATTTGGAACAATTTTTCACGCAAGCTTTCTGAAATCAACGCCCCATTTATCTAATGCCAATAATCTCTCCTTCCCTTCAAGTTCACTTCCGAACGATTGTAGTAATGCATATAAATTGGCTAGCCAAAGGTTGTATGAGTTTAAAGTCAGATCAGCAGCAGAAGGCATGAATGAGGGTATGAGTACTGATGAAAAGTTACAAACATTGCAGCTTGGATGCATGTTCGCAATCTGGTATCTATTAAACATATACTTCAACATCTACAACAAACAG GTTTTGAAGGTTTATCCATTCCCTGCGACGGTAACAGCATTTCAGTTTGGTTGTGGAACAGTGCTCATATTTCTGATGTGGGCACTAAAACTCCATCCAACACCAAAACTAAGCCGGTCTCAG CTTGGACCAATATTTCTACTGGCTCTTGGACACACAGCAGGAAATCTTTTAACAAATATAAGTATCGGAACTGTCACTGTTTCGTTCACACACACGATCAAAGCAATGGAACCTTTCTTCACAGTGGTGCTTGCTGCCCTGTTTCTTGGAGAG AGTCCCTCTATATGGGTTATTGCTTCTCTTGTTCCAGTTGTTGGTGGCGTGGCTTTAGCATCGTTCACTGAGGCCTCTTTCAACTG GATAGGTTTTAACAGCGCAATGGCTTCAAACCTTACAAATCAAACACGAAATGTCTTCAGTAAAAAACTAATGGTTAAAATGGAG GGAACCCTGGATAACATTAATCTGTTCTCTATCATAACAATCATCTCATTTTTACTTCTGGCACCTGCTGCAATACTCCAGGATGGTTTCAAGTTTAGTCCTTCATACTTGCAATATGCT GCAAGTCAAGGTTTGAACGTTAGAGAGTTGTATATAAGGTCTTTTTTATCTGGTTTCTGCTTCCACGCGTATCAACAG GTTTCTTACATGATATTACAAATGGTATCACCGGTAACTCATGCAGTAGGAAACTGTGTAAAGAGGGTAGTGGTGATTGTGTCTTCAATAATCTTTTTCCGAACGCTTGTCTCGCCTATAAATGCATTGGGGACTGGTTTAGCTCTGGCTGGAGTTTGCTTGTATTCAAGAGCAAAGAGAATCAAACCAAAAGATGAATGA